The following coding sequences lie in one Sedimentibacter sp. MB35-C1 genomic window:
- a CDS encoding ABC transporter substrate-binding protein, whose protein sequence is MIKKQNILITICVMIIFLVTGCTGSKHVSKKGLGNGWEPESSLELKYAENFSVDYYNGGYALITISDGGRYLVVPESIDIPEGIDSDIAVLRRPIEDIYLVATSSMCLFDALNSLDSISLSGTKSKDWYIKNAREAMEAGDIIYAGKYNAPDYELIMSNGCSLAVESTMINHNPEVKEKLEELGIPVLTDQSSYEVHPLGRTEWIKLYGVLTGKESVAKQVFNEQASYLEEISNKENTGKTVAFFYISSSGNAIARKSGDYVTRMIKLAGGDYIYDDLGDPESATSTVTLEMEKFYSTAKDADFIIYNSTIDGELSSVEELINKNSLMEDFKAVQNGNVWCTSKNLFQETTQFGLMISDIRQMLTDDDKNLTELNFMYKLH, encoded by the coding sequence ATGATAAAAAAGCAAAATATACTCATTACGATATGTGTGATGATTATTTTTCTGGTTACAGGATGCACCGGTAGCAAGCATGTAAGCAAGAAAGGGCTTGGAAACGGATGGGAGCCAGAAAGTAGTTTAGAGCTTAAGTATGCAGAAAATTTTAGTGTAGACTATTACAACGGCGGGTATGCCCTGATAACCATATCAGATGGTGGCAGATATCTGGTTGTACCGGAGTCCATTGATATACCAGAAGGCATAGATTCAGACATTGCGGTTCTGAGGCGGCCCATTGAGGATATCTATCTCGTTGCCACTTCTTCCATGTGTCTGTTTGATGCCCTGAATTCCTTAGATAGTATCAGCCTATCAGGAACAAAATCGAAAGACTGGTATATTAAAAATGCAAGGGAAGCAATGGAAGCCGGCGATATTATATATGCGGGGAAATATAATGCGCCGGACTATGAGCTAATTATGTCAAATGGCTGCAGCCTTGCAGTTGAGTCCACAATGATAAACCATAATCCAGAGGTTAAAGAAAAACTGGAAGAGCTGGGTATTCCGGTGCTTACAGACCAGTCAAGCTATGAAGTTCATCCTCTTGGACGTACTGAGTGGATAAAACTTTACGGAGTCCTAACAGGAAAAGAATCAGTTGCAAAACAGGTTTTTAACGAACAGGCAAGTTATTTGGAGGAAATTTCAAATAAGGAAAACACAGGTAAAACAGTAGCGTTTTTTTATATAAGCTCTTCAGGCAATGCCATCGCCAGAAAATCAGGTGACTATGTAACAAGAATGATTAAGCTTGCCGGAGGTGATTATATATATGATGACCTTGGAGATCCAGAAAGCGCCACCAGCACAGTTACACTTGAGATGGAGAAATTTTATTCCACAGCAAAAGATGCAGATTTTATCATATATAACAGCACTATAGACGGTGAGCTTTCTTCCGTAGAAGAATTGATAAATAAAAACAGCTTGATGGAAGATTTTAAGGCGGTTCAAAACGGAAATGTATGGTGTACAAGCAAAAATCTGTTTCAAGAAACCACACAGTTTGGCCTGATGATTTCAGATATACGCCAGATGCTAACTGATGACGACAAAAATCTGACAGAATTAAATTTTATGTACAAGCTGCATTAA
- a CDS encoding sirohydrochlorin cobaltochelatase → MKKQIKKLFTLILALSLLLIMATGCSNSTNAADENPLAENPPVENLSEDSPSKVILAVSFGTSYNDNRDLSIGGVEKALQEAYPEYEVRRAFTSQIIIDKLKDRDGLEIDNVTEAMDRLVADGVKEVVIQPTHVMNGFEYDDIINEVSAYKDKFESFKVGKQLLASDEDFKEIVSVITEETKSYDTEGTAIVFMGHGTEHESNAVYSKVQQYITDAGHDNYFMGTVEATPSLDDVIALVKESGANKVVLLPFMIVAGDHANNDMAGDEEDSWKSAFEAEGYEVETVLKGMGEYTGVQNMIVKHLGEAIDQSTNEENVPAEDTDDLEEAEKAQTLQGDQIKDGTYQIEVSSSSSMFRIIDAQLTVAKGEMSAVITLSGTGYEKLYMGTGEEALADTDDKCIYYVEDSEGKYTYEVPVVALNQDINCAAWSINKEAWYDRVLVFQSSMIPEEAVTVE, encoded by the coding sequence ATGAAGAAACAAATTAAAAAATTATTTACGCTTATACTGGCACTGTCGTTATTGCTAATAATGGCAACAGGATGTTCAAATTCAACAAATGCTGCAGACGAAAATCCTCTGGCTGAAAACCCTCCAGTTGAAAATCTATCAGAAGATTCCCCGTCCAAAGTTATACTGGCAGTAAGTTTTGGTACAAGCTACAATGACAACCGTGACTTATCCATTGGAGGCGTTGAGAAAGCGTTGCAAGAAGCTTATCCTGAATATGAGGTTCGACGTGCATTTACAAGTCAGATTATCATTGACAAGCTTAAAGATCGCGACGGTTTAGAAATTGACAATGTAACAGAAGCAATGGATCGTTTGGTAGCAGATGGTGTAAAAGAGGTTGTAATACAGCCTACACATGTTATGAACGGTTTTGAGTATGATGATATTATCAACGAAGTATCAGCATATAAGGACAAATTTGAAAGCTTTAAGGTTGGCAAACAATTGCTTGCCTCAGATGAAGATTTTAAAGAAATTGTCTCAGTTATAACTGAAGAGACAAAATCATATGACACAGAGGGAACTGCAATTGTGTTCATGGGTCACGGAACAGAACATGAGTCAAATGCTGTATATTCAAAGGTTCAACAATACATTACCGATGCAGGTCATGATAATTATTTTATGGGCACAGTGGAAGCAACTCCATCTTTAGATGATGTTATTGCTCTTGTTAAAGAATCTGGAGCAAACAAGGTTGTCTTGCTACCATTTATGATTGTTGCAGGAGATCATGCTAACAATGATATGGCAGGTGATGAAGAAGATTCATGGAAAAGCGCATTTGAAGCAGAAGGATATGAGGTTGAGACTGTGCTTAAAGGTATGGGTGAGTACACAGGTGTTCAGAATATGATTGTTAAGCATTTGGGTGAAGCCATAGATCAAAGTACTAATGAGGAAAATGTGCCTGCTGAAGATACGGATGACTTAGAAGAAGCCGAAAAAGCTCAAACATTACAGGGTGACCAGATTAAGGACGGCACGTATCAGATTGAAGTTTCTTCCAGTTCCAGTATGTTTCGCATAATTGATGCACAACTAACTGTAGCAAAGGGTGAAATGTCAGCAGTAATTACTCTCAGTGGAACGGGTTATGAGAAATTATACATGGGTACCGGTGAAGAGGCACTTGCCGATACTGATGATAAATGTATTTATTATGTAGAGGACAGTGAAGGTAAGTACACATATGAAGTACCGGTGGTAGCACTTAACCAGGATATTAACTGCGCTGCATGGAGTATAAATAAAGAAGCATGGTATGATAGGGTTCTGGTATTTCAATCCTCAATGATACCAGAAGAAGCTGTGACAGTGGAATAA
- a CDS encoding peptidylprolyl isomerase has translation MKLPVVTFEFENGDTVKAELYPEIAPNTVKNFISLINKNFYDGLTFHRVIKGFMIQGGCPTGNGTGGPGYSIKGEFTSNGFKNDLKHTEGVLSMARAMAPNSAGSQFFIMHKKSPHLDGQYAGFGKVTEGMDIVDKLANSKTDYRDKPMEDVRLKKVTIETFGETYEEPEKA, from the coding sequence ATGAAATTACCGGTAGTAACATTTGAATTTGAAAACGGCGATACAGTAAAGGCAGAGCTTTATCCCGAAATTGCTCCTAATACTGTGAAGAACTTTATATCATTGATCAATAAAAATTTTTATGACGGCTTAACATTTCACAGAGTAATTAAAGGGTTTATGATTCAAGGAGGATGCCCAACAGGAAATGGTACAGGAGGTCCTGGATATTCAATCAAAGGTGAATTTACATCCAATGGTTTTAAGAATGATTTAAAACACACTGAAGGTGTTTTATCAATGGCAAGAGCTATGGCTCCCAACTCTGCAGGTTCTCAGTTTTTTATTATGCATAAAAAATCACCACATCTAGACGGACAATATGCTGGATTTGGCAAAGTTACGGAAGGAATGGACATAGTAGATAAACTTGCAAATTCAAAGACTGATTACAGAGATAAACCTATGGAAGATGTGAGATTAAAAAAAGTAACGATAGAAACCTTCGGAGAAACCTACGAAGAACCGGAAAAAGCGTAA
- a CDS encoding AI-2E family transporter, giving the protein MFVFSLDTVNWLKNSFKPVLYALIMAYLLDSVVTLLMGKLKVRRCQGILLACIILIGMIGLLIYKLVPQIVENINNIVYFIMEGNVDITKIVMDLKNKSDSEYIHHIADYILHASELVRNLINNAFTEISVVLMRMVGNFGASAVTIITSFIINIYMLIEKEDILARGKRFIYAFFEQSRAKKMLRTFTEANRIFKSFLNGKLLDSTIVGIVCVILFFIFRVPYAPLMGTIIGTFNIIPYFGPIIGSVPVIVVSFFVDPSKAITALIIIVIVQQLDANFLDPRIVGKNVGVSPLWIITSVTVGGNMFGVLGMILGVPIVVLIKTVIEESVDVLLIEKGIGDIEKEKLRTDVKRRRFRH; this is encoded by the coding sequence ATGTTTGTTTTCAGCCTGGACACAGTTAATTGGCTGAAAAATTCATTTAAGCCTGTGCTTTATGCACTGATTATGGCGTATCTCTTGGATTCTGTCGTTACCCTCCTTATGGGAAAATTGAAGGTAAGACGGTGCCAGGGCATATTGCTGGCGTGTATAATTTTAATTGGCATGATAGGTTTGCTCATATACAAGCTGGTTCCTCAGATAGTAGAAAATATAAACAATATAGTATATTTTATAATGGAAGGCAATGTTGATATAACTAAAATTGTGATGGATTTAAAAAATAAGTCTGACAGTGAGTATATCCATCATATAGCTGATTATATCCTTCATGCTAGCGAATTGGTCAGGAATCTTATAAATAATGCTTTTACTGAAATATCCGTTGTGCTGATGCGTATGGTTGGAAACTTTGGTGCAAGTGCCGTGACAATAATAACAAGCTTTATAATCAATATTTACATGCTTATTGAAAAGGAAGATATATTAGCCAGAGGGAAAAGATTTATATATGCATTTTTTGAGCAAAGTAGAGCTAAAAAGATGCTTCGTACCTTCACTGAGGCGAATAGAATTTTTAAGAGCTTTTTAAACGGCAAGCTTCTTGATTCTACAATAGTAGGAATTGTATGCGTGATTTTATTTTTTATATTCCGTGTTCCATATGCGCCACTTATGGGGACAATTATTGGGACGTTTAACATAATTCCTTACTTTGGACCCATTATAGGATCTGTTCCTGTGATTGTAGTGTCTTTTTTCGTGGACCCATCCAAAGCAATAACGGCGCTAATTATAATTGTTATAGTGCAACAGCTGGATGCTAATTTTCTTGACCCGCGCATTGTGGGGAAAAATGTGGGAGTAAGTCCGCTATGGATTATTACATCAGTAACGGTAGGAGGAAATATGTTCGGAGTTCTTGGAATGATTCTTGGAGTTCCGATTGTGGTACTTATTAAAACTGTTATTGAAGAATCCGTAGATGTATTGTTAATAGAAAAAGGAATAGGGGACATAGAGAAAGAAAAGCTGAGAACAGATGTAAAAAGACGTAGATTTAGACACTGA
- the pyk gene encoding pyruvate kinase has product MRKTKIVCTIGPASENEKTFKELVLSGLNVARLNFSHGTHEEHKEKIEVIKKVRDDLGACTAIMLDTKGPEIRTKDFENGGVELVKDQEFIITTRDVLGTNKIASVTYEDFAKDVNENDMVLIDDGLIRLEVVEKINDTDLRCIVKNGGTVKNKKGVNVPNVKINLPALTERDIDDIMFGIENDVDYIAASFIRKAEDVISIRRILEDKNADNIMIISKIENRQGVENIDEIIEVSDGVMVARGDLGVEIPAEEVPLVQKMLIKKCNDAGKPVITATQMLDSMIRNPRPTRAEVSDVATAIFEGSDAIMLSGETASGSYPVESVQTMARVAQMIENSLDYEEILKTKNMGFNNSITDSISYATCRTCLDLKASAIISATSSGYTAAAVSKYRPLAPIIAATENEHVMRKMSIYWGVYPVKISKMHSTDEIIEKSVEGALELGYIENGDLIVITAGVPVGISGSTNLLKVHIVSELLYKTVGVGKETVIGRAIIAKNAAELRDKFEDGDIIVMSATGKDVIEYMARASAIIVEEGGLTSHAFIAGLNLGKEVVVGAENCIREIKDGEILTVNGKQGVVYRGQAKVM; this is encoded by the coding sequence ATGCGCAAAACTAAAATTGTATGCACAATAGGGCCGGCTTCAGAAAATGAAAAAACATTTAAAGAATTAGTTCTAAGTGGATTAAATGTGGCCAGACTGAATTTTTCTCATGGTACACATGAAGAGCATAAAGAAAAAATAGAAGTAATTAAAAAAGTAAGAGATGATTTAGGGGCTTGCACTGCAATTATGCTTGATACAAAAGGTCCGGAAATAAGGACTAAAGATTTTGAAAATGGCGGAGTTGAACTTGTAAAAGATCAGGAATTCATTATTACTACAAGAGATGTTCTTGGAACAAATAAAATAGCCAGCGTTACATATGAGGATTTTGCTAAAGATGTAAATGAAAATGATATGGTTCTTATAGATGACGGGCTTATAAGACTGGAAGTAGTAGAAAAAATAAATGATACGGATTTAAGATGTATTGTTAAAAACGGAGGAACGGTCAAGAATAAAAAAGGTGTCAATGTTCCAAATGTAAAAATAAATCTTCCGGCGCTTACTGAGAGAGACATTGATGATATAATGTTCGGTATTGAAAATGACGTGGATTACATAGCAGCATCCTTTATTAGAAAGGCTGAGGATGTTATTTCAATCAGAAGGATACTTGAAGACAAAAATGCAGACAATATTATGATTATTTCTAAGATTGAAAATAGACAGGGTGTAGAAAATATCGATGAAATAATTGAAGTGTCGGACGGAGTCATGGTTGCCAGAGGTGATTTGGGGGTGGAGATCCCTGCTGAAGAAGTGCCACTTGTTCAGAAGATGCTTATAAAGAAATGCAACGATGCAGGGAAACCTGTAATTACTGCAACGCAGATGCTTGACTCCATGATACGAAATCCGAGACCTACAAGAGCGGAAGTTTCAGACGTTGCAACAGCTATTTTTGAAGGTTCAGATGCTATAATGCTTTCAGGAGAGACAGCATCTGGAAGTTATCCTGTTGAATCTGTACAAACAATGGCAAGAGTTGCACAGATGATAGAAAATTCGCTGGATTATGAGGAAATACTAAAAACAAAAAATATGGGCTTTAACAACAGTATAACAGATTCCATAAGCTATGCTACATGCAGGACTTGTCTTGATTTAAAGGCTTCTGCAATTATATCTGCAACATCTTCAGGTTATACGGCGGCTGCAGTATCCAAGTACAGACCGCTGGCTCCAATAATAGCTGCAACTGAAAACGAACATGTAATGAGAAAAATGTCTATTTACTGGGGAGTTTATCCTGTTAAAATAAGCAAGATGCATTCAACAGACGAAATTATAGAAAAATCTGTTGAAGGAGCTTTGGAACTTGGATACATTGAAAACGGAGATCTTATAGTTATAACAGCCGGTGTTCCCGTTGGAATATCAGGAAGCACTAACCTTCTTAAGGTTCATATAGTAAGCGAACTATTGTATAAGACTGTGGGAGTAGGGAAAGAAACAGTTATAGGAAGAGCAATAATTGCAAAAAATGCTGCCGAACTTAGGGATAAATTTGAAGATGGGGATATAATAGTAATGTCGGCAACTGGAAAAGACGTAATTGAATATATGGCACGAGCATCAGCCATCATTGTAGAAGAGGGCGGTTTAACATCTCACGCATTTATTGCTGGATTAAATCTCGGCAAAGAAGTTGTAGTTGGAGCCGAAAATTGTATAAGAGAAATTAAGGATGGAGAAATATTAACGGTAAACGGAAAACAAGGAGTTGTATACAGGGGGCAGGCAAAAGTAATGTAG
- the pfkA gene encoding 6-phosphofructokinase translates to MRKIGVLTSGGDAPGMNAAIRSVVRYAIYNNINVVGIKSGYRGLVEGESVEMSLSSVADIIHRGGTVLGSARSKEFQQKEGFEKALKNIKYLGIDGIVTIGGNGTFKGALELGKAGVPVIGIPGTIDNDLPYTQYTLGFFTALTTVLESVEKIRDTSSSHSRTNVIQVMGRDCGDLALYAGLAGGAEMVIIPEVENNMDEVCDKIMQGRARGKRHSIIILAEGAGDAKDISEIIEKKTGVTTRYSVLGYTQRGGTPSAFDRLIGSQMGAKAVELLFNSNKNRALGVRGNEIFDMDMEEALLVEKRFDETTYDLTKILSI, encoded by the coding sequence ATGAGAAAAATTGGAGTGCTTACCAGTGGTGGAGATGCACCGGGGATGAACGCCGCAATAAGATCCGTTGTAAGGTATGCAATTTATAATAATATTAATGTGGTAGGTATAAAAAGTGGATACAGAGGGCTTGTGGAAGGTGAAAGCGTTGAAATGAGTTTATCATCTGTGGCGGACATAATTCATAGGGGAGGCACCGTTCTTGGAAGTGCTAGAAGTAAGGAGTTCCAACAAAAAGAAGGATTTGAAAAAGCACTTAAAAATATTAAGTACCTAGGAATAGATGGAATTGTTACAATTGGAGGAAACGGAACGTTTAAAGGAGCACTGGAGCTTGGAAAAGCTGGTGTACCGGTTATAGGAATTCCGGGAACTATAGACAATGACCTTCCATATACTCAGTACACTCTTGGATTTTTCACGGCTCTTACAACAGTGCTGGAATCTGTTGAAAAGATACGCGACACATCTTCATCTCATTCAAGGACAAATGTCATTCAGGTAATGGGGAGAGATTGCGGAGACCTTGCTCTTTATGCGGGGCTGGCAGGCGGAGCCGAAATGGTTATTATCCCTGAAGTTGAGAATAATATGGATGAAGTGTGTGACAAAATAATGCAAGGAAGGGCAAGAGGAAAGAGACATAGCATAATCATACTTGCAGAGGGAGCTGGAGACGCAAAAGATATTAGTGAAATAATAGAAAAAAAGACAGGTGTAACTACGAGATATTCCGTTTTGGGATATACACAAAGAGGAGGCACTCCGTCAGCGTTTGACAGACTCATAGGTAGCCAGATGGGCGCAAAAGCAGTTGAGCTTTTATTTAATTCAAATAAAAATCGGGCACTTGGAGTGCGAGGCAATGAAATATTTGATATGGATATGGAAGAAGCACTTTTGGTTGAGAAAAGATTTGATGAAACAACTTATGATTTGACTAAGATATTATCAATATAA
- a CDS encoding DNA polymerase III subunit alpha, with translation MNNNFTHLHVHTEYSLLDGACRIKELVNKAKELNMSSLAITDHGVMYGVVEFFKQAKKAGIKPILGFEAYVSPRRLTDKDPQRDKNQFHLVLLAENEEGWKNIIKLCSIGFVDGYYYKPRIDHDTIRKYSSGVIALSACLAGEVQSHILDNNYAEALNTALMYEDIFGKDNFFLEMQDHGMKEQQTVNKELVRISRETGIKLVATNDVHYVNKEDAYFHDVLLCIQMQKTVMDDDRMQFPSDEFYLKSYEEMLELFPEDALKNTMDIAERCNVELDFDTVHLPEFEIPEGHTKSEYFREICQNGLIDRYNKIDSELQKRLDYEISVIEQMGYVDYFLIVWDFIKYAKDNKIMVGPGRGSAAGSLVAYSMKITNIDPMKHNLIFERFLNPDRVSMPDIDVDFCYERREEVIEYVRNKYGEERVAQIITFGTMAARGSIRDVGRALDMSYGEVDFVAKKIPMSLGMTISKALEVNKELNDLYEGDSKVKKLIDLALKVEGLPRHASTHAAGVLISKEDVTEYVPLSRNKDVITTQFNMIELEELGLLKMDFLGLRTLTVIRDAIELIESNHHVKVDFSNCKYDDSKVYKMFANAETLGIFQFESSGMRAFLGELKPTEFENLSAANALYRPGPMGQIPVYIKNKLNPENVTYLHPKLEPILNVTYGCMVYQEQVMQIVRDIGGFTMGRSDLLRRAMGKKKMSVMLEERKNFIYGKEAENGEAAILGAVNNGVDEKTANDIYDLMVEFAKYAFPKAHSVAYAALAYETAYLKYYYPVEFMAALISSIMGSSGTVSLYIRECKRLGIQILPPDVNESRDKFTVEGGKIRFGLSAVKNVGTNVIAEVIKVRESKGKFKSFTDFCKKVDQSVLNKRQIESLIKCGAFDFLGIKRAQLMAVYERIIDDVVNQKKKNIEGQFSLFDEISPGSMEMDRDDIPDMQEYNEKVLLAMEKEMLGIYLSGNPLSEYEKELEKSATTNTNEISEIRESGENSRLSDGSRISIGGIIIKKQNKITKNNNMMAFITLEDLYGTVEGIIFPKIYESCKDILYEDNIVMVEGTIDASEEEAPKLICNKVYEIRKIDTGKTSSKKLYLKVENKEHYKKIKKDLFSSICKYPGSDCVIIYNHQERANMVMPVKNWVDANNRELIAFLKVMFGEGNIVIK, from the coding sequence ATGAACAATAATTTTACACATTTACATGTACATACTGAATACAGCCTGCTGGACGGAGCGTGCAGGATTAAAGAGCTAGTAAATAAAGCGAAGGAGCTCAACATGTCTTCATTGGCAATTACGGATCATGGAGTCATGTACGGAGTTGTGGAGTTTTTTAAGCAGGCAAAAAAAGCGGGAATTAAACCTATACTTGGATTTGAAGCATATGTTTCACCAAGAAGGCTTACTGACAAGGATCCTCAAAGGGATAAAAATCAGTTCCATTTAGTGTTGCTTGCAGAGAATGAAGAAGGATGGAAAAATATTATAAAGCTTTGTTCAATAGGATTTGTAGACGGTTATTACTACAAACCCAGAATTGATCATGATACAATCAGAAAATATAGCAGTGGTGTAATTGCACTGAGTGCATGCCTTGCTGGAGAGGTGCAATCGCATATTCTTGACAACAATTATGCTGAGGCATTAAATACAGCACTGATGTACGAGGACATTTTTGGAAAAGATAACTTCTTTCTTGAAATGCAGGATCATGGAATGAAAGAGCAGCAAACCGTGAACAAGGAGCTTGTCAGGATCAGTCGTGAAACTGGTATCAAACTTGTGGCTACAAATGATGTTCATTATGTAAACAAGGAAGATGCATATTTCCATGATGTACTCTTGTGCATACAAATGCAAAAAACAGTTATGGATGATGACAGAATGCAGTTTCCTTCGGATGAATTTTATCTTAAATCTTATGAAGAAATGCTGGAGTTGTTTCCGGAGGATGCGCTTAAGAATACGATGGATATAGCTGAGCGGTGCAATGTTGAACTGGATTTTGACACTGTACATCTTCCGGAATTTGAGATTCCAGAAGGACATACAAAATCAGAATATTTCAGGGAAATATGTCAAAATGGTTTAATAGACCGATATAACAAAATTGATAGCGAACTTCAAAAAAGGCTTGATTACGAAATAAGCGTAATTGAGCAAATGGGTTATGTTGATTACTTCCTTATTGTATGGGATTTCATAAAATATGCCAAGGACAATAAAATAATGGTGGGGCCTGGAAGAGGTTCGGCTGCCGGAAGTTTAGTGGCATATTCAATGAAAATTACAAATATTGATCCAATGAAACATAATTTGATTTTCGAAAGGTTTCTTAACCCGGATCGTGTTAGCATGCCGGATATTGATGTTGATTTTTGCTATGAAAGACGTGAAGAAGTAATAGAGTATGTCAGAAATAAATACGGTGAGGAAAGGGTAGCACAAATTATAACATTCGGAACAATGGCAGCCAGAGGATCAATCAGAGATGTTGGAAGGGCTCTGGATATGTCTTATGGTGAAGTTGATTTTGTCGCAAAGAAAATACCAATGAGCCTTGGAATGACTATTTCAAAAGCTCTTGAAGTAAATAAGGAATTGAATGACTTATATGAAGGAGATTCGAAGGTTAAGAAACTTATTGACCTTGCTCTTAAGGTAGAAGGACTTCCCAGACATGCTTCAACCCATGCTGCAGGAGTTTTGATATCTAAGGAGGATGTTACCGAATATGTACCTCTTTCAAGAAACAAAGATGTAATAACAACTCAATTTAACATGATAGAACTGGAGGAGCTTGGACTTTTAAAGATGGACTTTTTGGGTTTGAGGACTCTGACTGTAATACGTGATGCGATTGAGCTTATTGAAAGTAACCATCATGTAAAGGTGGATTTCAGTAATTGCAAGTATGATGACAGCAAGGTTTACAAAATGTTTGCTAATGCGGAAACATTGGGAATATTTCAGTTTGAAAGCTCAGGAATGAGGGCGTTTTTAGGCGAGTTGAAACCAACAGAATTTGAAAACCTGTCAGCAGCAAATGCTCTGTACCGGCCTGGGCCTATGGGGCAGATTCCCGTATACATAAAGAACAAGCTTAATCCTGAAAATGTAACTTATCTTCATCCAAAACTTGAACCCATATTAAATGTTACATACGGCTGCATGGTTTATCAAGAACAAGTAATGCAGATAGTGAGAGACATAGGCGGTTTTACAATGGGACGTTCCGACTTGTTGAGACGTGCCATGGGTAAAAAGAAAATGAGTGTTATGCTTGAAGAAAGAAAAAACTTTATATATGGAAAAGAAGCTGAAAATGGTGAGGCGGCGATTCTTGGTGCTGTTAACAACGGGGTGGACGAGAAAACAGCCAATGACATTTATGATTTGATGGTTGAATTTGCAAAATATGCGTTTCCAAAGGCACATTCTGTTGCGTATGCAGCATTGGCATATGAAACTGCTTACTTGAAGTATTATTATCCCGTTGAATTTATGGCAGCACTTATTTCAAGCATTATGGGCAGCTCGGGAACAGTATCGTTGTATATAAGAGAATGTAAGAGACTGGGAATACAAATCTTGCCTCCTGATGTAAATGAAAGTAGGGACAAATTTACTGTTGAAGGAGGAAAAATACGTTTTGGCCTTTCTGCTGTCAAAAATGTAGGAACAAATGTAATTGCCGAAGTTATTAAAGTAAGAGAGTCAAAGGGGAAATTTAAGAGTTTTACTGATTTCTGCAAAAAGGTTGATCAGAGTGTATTGAATAAAAGACAGATTGAATCATTGATTAAATGTGGCGCATTTGATTTTTTGGGAATTAAGCGTGCCCAGCTTATGGCGGTTTATGAAAGGATAATTGATGATGTAGTTAACCAAAAGAAGAAAAATATAGAGGGCCAATTCTCATTGTTTGATGAAATTTCGCCGGGAAGTATGGAAATGGACAGAGATGATATACCTGATATGCAGGAATATAATGAAAAAGTGCTTCTTGCCATGGAAAAGGAAATGCTTGGCATATACTTAAGCGGTAACCCGCTGTCGGAATATGAAAAGGAGCTTGAAAAATCAGCTACAACTAATACCAATGAAATATCAGAAATAAGAGAATCCGGTGAAAATAGCAGACTCTCAGATGGAAGTAGGATTTCAATAGGCGGAATAATTATAAAAAAACAAAATAAAATAACTAAAAACAATAACATGATGGCATTTATAACTTTAGAGGATTTATACGGAACAGTGGAGGGCATAATTTTTCCTAAGATTTACGAAAGCTGCAAGGATATTTTATACGAGGACAATATTGTAATGGTAGAAGGAACAATAGATGCATCGGAAGAAGAAGCTCCAAAGCTTATATGCAATAAGGTCTACGAAATCAGAAAAATTGATACAGGTAAAACTTCATCAAAGAAGCTGTATTTGAAGGTTGAAAACAAGGAGCACTATAAGAAAATAAAAAAAGATCTTTTTAGCAGTATATGCAAATATCCGGGAAGCGACTGCGTTATAATATATAATCACCAGGAAAGAGCCAATATGGTTATGCCTGTAAAGAATTGGGTGGATGCTAACAACAGAGAACTAATTGCTTTTCTCAAGGTAATGTTTGGTGAAGGCAATATTGTAATAAAGTAA